The Penaeus chinensis breed Huanghai No. 1 chromosome 12, ASM1920278v2, whole genome shotgun sequence DNA segment aaagagagagaaagaaagagagagagataaagagagagagagagagagagagagagataaagagagagagagagagagactgagagagagagataaagatagacagagagataaagagagagagagagagagagagagagagggagagagagagagagagagagagagagagagagagagagagagagagagagagagagagagagagcgagagagagaaagagagagaaagagagagaaagaaagagagagagagaaagagagagagagagagaaagagagagagagagagagaaagagagagagagagagagagagagagagagagagagagagagagagagagagagagagagagagagagagagagagaaacagaaggagaacgagagagagagagagagagagagagagagagagagagagagagagagagagagagagagagagagagagagagagagggagagagagagagagagagagagagagagagagagagagagagaaacagaaggagaaagagagagagagagagagagagagagagagagagagagagagagagagagagagagagagagagagagagagagagagagagagagagagagagagagagagagaaagaaagagagagagagaaagagagagagagagagagagagagagagagagagagagagagagagagagagagagagagagagagagagagagagagagagagagagagagagagagagagagagagagaaacagaaggagaaagagagagagagagagagagagagagagagagagagagagagagagagagagagagggagagagagagagagagagagagagagagagagagagagagagagagagagagagagagagagagagagagagagagagagagagaaacagaaggagaaagagagaaaaagacagacgtagagagagagagaagtcgctATCTGAATAAAATCTCAAAAGCCGTAAACTCACGCGACAAAAGATTTGAGTTCATTACCCGTAGACTTCCTCTCCTTAGTTATTCCCGCCGAAGACAGAGGGAGCCACCGTATCGCTCTTGATGGAGTACTTCCAATAATGAACCTCTCTCTAAGACGGCATTGGGGAGTTAGAATAGTGTGTCATATTTCTAGATTAGAGCTCCCGGGTTTTAAAAATAGCAAAGGCAAATCTCAACGGTAGCCCCGACATGAGTGACCGAATACTTTGTAAGGCGACGCCATGGCAAGGGGCTCGGGGCAAGAGAGTGGCATGATTCGTCATCTCTTAAGGTTCAGTTCTACGGTTTGTGGAAGGGGGATTTTCGCTCTTAAGGGTACTCGGATTGACAGGCGTTGTGTCTCTTGAATAGATATGAAAGTAGGGCGGCGTTGTTAGTCGACTCGGGACTGTGAACAAGGATACTGGATTATGAGTGATGGCAACAAGCACGGCCTGTAATGATGCCAATTAGACCTTGATTTAAAGGaaggaagctaaaaaaaaaagagaaaaacacatgtatgcatgaaacacatacacacacacacacacacacacacatatatatatatatatatatatatatatatatatatatatatatatacatatatatatacatatgtatgtttttttttttttttttttttttttttttttttaacagccattcattccactgcaggacacatgcctctctcaattcactcttgagagagtgaattgagagagggtgACAAGTGGTGGCTTTCGGTtttgggcatccaatcaggcaagggtgacactgcctatggcagtgtcacccttgcctgattggatgcccttcctattcaaccgtggTTCGacacgctaacacctgtgccacggcggtgacttcctctacgacacctgcgcttgacttctcaaggcgatatgtcgttttctcgggctcgaaccagcagttagagcgtaggcatttttacgaccgccgcgacggggaattgaacacacacacacacacatacatatatatatatatttatatatatatattatatatatacatacatagatatatatatattcatatatatacatacatagatatatatattcatatatatacatacatagatatatatattcatatatatacacatacatacataaatacatatatatatatatatatatatatatatatatatatatatatatatatatatatatatatatatatatatatatgtatgtatatatattcggccACCTTTGGTTgatgttgactatggcattatgGTTTCCACCCACTCCCATATAGGCATAGTCAACGCCTGGGAGATAGAATGTGACGAGCAAGCTGCTGCCCGTGCAGgtgacggatccaaaggaacggcagagaccgatacggttcggcaccagcggcgtcgcaggagaagccagaacgaggtcgcaagcgacaacgaactgcctccggGACTCCGCCTGATGTTTTGCGTGCAtacgtgcttgtgcttgtgtgtgttcttatatatattcagttatactatgtttaaatacataaacacatttctacatatgtatacatacatacagacatatgtttgagtgtaaatatatatgcgtatgtactcACAAATCAGAATTGCCTGTAGAcggtctaattatctatctttctttctctctgtcacacacacacacacactcacacacacacacacacacacacacactcacacacacacacacacacacacacacacacacacacacacacacacacacacacacacacacacacacacacacacgtacatacacacatacatgcaaaagcATACACACttcgtgagtgtatatatatatatatatatatatatatatacacacatatatatatatatatatatatatatatatatatatatatatatatatatatatatatatatatatgtatgtatatatatttcttttttttttcttttttttctttttttaccaaatAAATCAGAATTAATGAAACATTCTTCACATTGAACCAAAACTCAAAACTCTTCATTTCCGAAAGATATTCAACGTCTGCGCGTCGTCAGCGCCAGCTGGAGGCGACGCGACCGCTCAGTACTGGCGCGTGTCCCTAGCCCTCGGTGCGGCCCTGTTGCGCTCCGACTTGCGCGCCCTCCTGCAGCGGTCGACGATGCTGCAGATCTCGTCGACGAAGGCCCTGGCGCGGCATTCGCGGCCGAACACGTGGATCTTGGGGTCGCCCTTCTTGTTGCGCGCCTGAACGCCGTGCCTCTCCGTCAGGTCGAACAGCCTCGAGCCGCGCTGGCCGATCACCACGCCCTTGAACTCCTCCTGCACCTCGACCACCAGCCACTTGGGCGGGTGGGCGCACTCGGCGCCGCACGGCTCGTCCTGCTGCGCGGGCTGCTGCTTCCGCCTCTGCTCGCGCCTCTGCGCCTCATTCTGCTTGGCCTTCCGCTCGGGCTTCGGCGCCTGCTGCTCAGCCTGCTTCCGCTCGGGCTTCGGCGCCTGCTGCTCAGCCTGCTTCCGCTCGGGCTTCGGCGCCTGCTGCTCAGCCTGCTTCCGCTCGGGcctctgcgcctgcttctgctcgggcctctgcgcctgcttctgctcGGGCTTCTGCACTAGCTCTTGCTCCTGCTTCTGTCGGGGACGGAGCGTCTCGGCGAAGGACAGTTGCCTGCAGGTCGGGGTCGCCTTGCGGGGCAGGGTCGCTCTGCGGGGCGGGCTCGCCTTGCGGGGCGTGGTCGCCTTGCGGGGCGGGGTCGCCTTGGGCTCCACGGGGGCCgcgacctcctgctcctcctcccactcgTTCCACTCGTTTTCGTCGATGAGGTCGACCCACAGGTCGCTCGCTCCGGAAAGTCCTGACATGGTGCCGGCGCTGGTTGGCCCTCGCGGAGGCAGCCCGCGGGGCCTTGGTTTCGCGTAAGGAGCCGAAGCGCTTTTCTCTGCGTGTGAGtcatcgtgtgtgcgtgtgagactGCATGCGaattttaatatgtgtgtgtgtgtgtctgtgtgtgtgtgtgtgtgtgtgtgtgtgtgtgtgtgtgtgtgtgtgtgtgtgtgtgtgtgtgtgtgtgtgtgtgtgcgtatgtgtgtgtgtctgtgtgtatgactgcatgccagcttttgtgtgtgtgtgtgtgtgtgtgtgtgtgtgtgtgtgtgtgtgtgtgtgtgtgtgtgtgtgtgtgtgtgtgcgtgtgtgtgtgtgtctgtgtgtatgactgcatgccagcttttgtgtgtgtgtgtgtgtgtgtgtgtgtgtgtgtgtgtgtgtgtgtgtgtgtgtgtgtgtgtgtgtgtgtatgactgcatgccagcttttgtgtgtgtgtgtgtgtgtgtgtgtgtgtgtgtgtgtgtgtgtgtgtgtgtgtgtgtgtgtgtgtgtgtgcgtgtgtgtgtgtgtgtgtctgtgtgtatgactgcatgtcagcttttgtgtgtgtgtgtgtgtgtgtgtgtgtgtgtgtgtgtgtgtgtgtgtgcgtgtgtgtgtgcgtgtgtttgtgtgcgtgtctgtgtgtatgactgcatgccagcctttgtgtgtgtgtgtgtgtgtgtgtgtgtgtgtgtgtgtgtgtgtgtgtgtgtgtgtgtgtgtatgtgtgtgtgtgtgtatgactgcatgccagattgtgtgtgtgcgtgtgtgtgtgtgtgtgtgtgtgtgtgtgtgtgtgtgtgtgtgtttgtgtgtgtgtgtgtgtgtgtgtttgtgtgtgtgtgtgtgagtgtgtgaatgcatgcgagcttttgtgcgtatgtgcgtgcgtgcgtgtgtgtgtgtgtgtgtgtgtgtgtgtgtgtgtctgtgtgtatgactgcatgtcagcttttgtgtgtgtgtgtgtgtgtgtgtgtgtgtgtgtgtgtgtgtgtgtgtgtgtgtgtgtgtgtgtgtgtgtgtgtgcgtgtgtgtgtgcgtgtgtttgtgtgcgtgtctgtgtgtatgactgcatgccagcctttgtgtgtgtgtgtgtgtgtgtgtgtgtgtgtgtgtgtgtgtgtgtgtgtgtgtgtatgtgtgtgtgtgtgtatgactgcatgccagattgtgtgtgtgcgtgtgtgtgtgtgtgtgtgtgtgtgtgtgtgtgtgtgtgtgtgtgtgtgtgtgtgtgtttgtgtgtgtgtgtgtgagtgtgtgaatgcatgcgagcttttgtgcgtatgtgcgtgcgagcttgtgtgtgtgtgtgtgtgtgtgtgtgtgtgtgtgtgtgtgtgtgtgtgtgtgtgtgtgtgtgtgtgtgtgtgtgtgtgtgtgtgtgtgtgtgtttgtgtgtgtgtgtgtgtgtgtgtgtgtgtgtgtgtgtgtgtgtgtgtgtgtgtgtgtgtgtgtgtgtgtgtgtgtgtgtgtgtgtgtgtgcgtgtgcgtgtgtatgtgccttCGTGCGAgcttgtatacatacgtacatgcataaatacatatatatatatatatatatatatatatatatatatatacatatatacacatatatgtgtgtgatgtgtctatgtctgtatatgtgtgactttgtgtgtctacacatgcgtatatgtgtgacagatatctatctttctatatatctatatatatatttagagagagagagagagagagaaagagagagagagagagagagagagagagagagagagagagagagagagagagagagagagagagagagagagagagagagagagagagagagagagagagcctgtgcgtgtcgtctgtgtgtgtgtgatgtgttccctataaatatacaaatacacatgcgaGCTTTACGGaggatttgcaaatattgcatGAGTCTAA contains these protein-coding regions:
- the LOC125031272 gene encoding activating signal cointegrator 1 complex subunit 2 homolog isoform X1, which gives rise to MSGLSGASDLWVDLIDENEWNEWEEEQEVAAPVEPKATPPRKATTPRKASPPRRATLPRKATPTCRQLSFAETLRPRQKQEQELVQKPEQKQAQRPEQKQAQRPERKQAEQQAPKPERKQAEQQAPKPERKAKQNEAQRREQRRKQQPAQQDEPCGAECAHPPKWLVVEVQEEFKGVVIGQRGSRLFDLTERHGVQARNKKGDPKIHVFGRECRARAFVDEICSIVDRCRRARKSERNRAAPRARDTRQY
- the LOC125031272 gene encoding activating signal cointegrator 1 complex subunit 2 homolog isoform X2, coding for MSGLSGASDLWVDLIDENEWNEWEEEQEVAAPVEPKATPPRKATTPRKASPPRRATLPRKATPTCRQLSFAETLRPRQKQEQELVQKPEQKQAQRPEQKQAQRPERKQAEQQAPKPERKQAEQQAPKPERKAKQNEAQRREQRRKQQPAQQDEPCGAECAHPPKWLVVEVQEEFKGVVIGQRGSRLFDLTERHGVQARNKKGDPKIHVFGRECRARAFVDEICSIVDRCRRARKSERNRAAPRARDTRQY